One Candidatus Dependentiae bacterium genomic window, GATTCATCTCACGCGCACCATATTCACGCAAAAGCACGTCAATGTCCCCATACCCTTTTTCTATTGCTAATTGCAATGCGGATCCTATTTCAGGAACAATTACTATTCCTACTTGTGCACCAGAGTTAAGCAATGTTTGGACCATGGCTTTATTATTTTGTTCTACCGCAATCATAAGTAGTGTGCGTTTATTTTCAACAACGTTTACATCCGCACCATGATCAACTAAAAACGATACAAATCTAACATCTCTATTTTGTTCAACTACAAGAGTTAATAATTGTGTTGCAACAGTTGAATTTAATGACACACCGTATTTGATCAAATTCATAAATGCATCAATATTATTTGTATCAACTGCATAAGTTAATGCTTGTTCAGGAGCAAACTCAATAATATTTTTACTTCGTATCCATCCCGTAAGCACAGGGATCTCTGCAACATATTCGCTTTGCGCTGCGATAACTAAAGGCGGCGTTCCCTTTTTTAATAAACGAAGCAAATTAAATAATTTATATTGTGCGTATTGATCAAGAGTAAATGCATGAGCAAGTGCAAGAATAAATAC contains:
- a CDS encoding ankyrin repeat domain-containing protein, which codes for MEKGRSDIALLLTVLVLFSASIGFLHGSKTVRKDTVRSYTHPLDEVRRSQALNYLQPLLIARAPGVLAQTLQGVSLERTEELARIIIKDNKSPLSRDEKVVFILALAHAFTLDQYAQYKLFNLLRLLKKGTPPLVIAAQSEYVAEIPVLTGWIRSKNIIEFAPEQALTYAVDTNNIDAFMNLIKYGVSLNSTVATQLLTLVVEQNRDVRFVSFLVDHGADVNVVENKRTLLMIAVEQNNKAMVQTLLNSGAQVGIVIVPEIGSALQLAIEKGYGDIDVLLREYGAREMNQ